A DNA window from Stenotrophomonas sp. 57 contains the following coding sequences:
- a CDS encoding PAS domain S-box protein has protein sequence MAGQGNNGNGLLERRLQELAEERRRLAMIIDGTAAGTWEWNVQTGQMRVNARWAEIVGYRLDELEPVCQKTFLKLVHPDDIAVSDAALDEHFDGRTDNYACLLRMRHKNGQWIWIQDRGRVFEWDGQGRPLWMAGAHADVTELQQARHDAAETRQRLQAVVDASDEVAVIATDTDGTITLFNTGAQRLLGYSAAEVVGQRRLDAFHDPQELNAWLRPLADADGHLPGVFEALSARADGQTYSRQWTLLRKDRQPRQVRLSISRMDGADGARIGYVGMAIDITEILQARAEARLSAEKFAGAFTSAALGMALVSLEGRWLDVNDALCRILGYPREELLQVDFQRLTHADDLQADLALVQDLLAGRRSHYHLEKRYLDRDGRIIWARLSVSLVRNEHGEPLHFVSQIQDITAQRSSEQRLFESEQRSRITLDAVADLVLSVSLDGRIDYANAAAVRTLAGDGALSLAGHKVQDVLALTTEYAPGSVLDVSVLLDPESNAVDLHADLLLRLGTATVPVDLTRAWLRDDEGHVRGAVWVLRDDTQQRARQREARHLAEIDPLTELSNRRGFEAHLQQAITRVERTGQAASLMFIDLDRFKPINDTWGHLAGDAVLWAVASVLRHGVRDSDVVARLGGDEFAVILSGCTPRRAARIGGELLNTLAALSIPWDQGRLRVGASIGIAPLAGGMSVDQAVAAADAQCYRAKAMGRNNVQVQGELSELPTDDGEPA, from the coding sequence ATGGCGGGCCAGGGAAACAACGGCAACGGTCTGCTTGAACGGCGCCTGCAGGAGCTGGCCGAAGAGCGCCGCCGGCTGGCGATGATCATCGACGGCACCGCCGCCGGCACCTGGGAATGGAACGTGCAGACCGGCCAGATGCGGGTCAATGCGCGTTGGGCCGAAATTGTCGGCTATCGCCTGGACGAACTGGAGCCGGTCTGCCAGAAGACCTTCCTGAAGCTGGTCCATCCCGACGACATCGCAGTGTCCGATGCGGCACTGGATGAACATTTCGACGGGCGCACCGACAACTACGCCTGCCTGCTGCGGATGCGCCACAAGAACGGCCAGTGGATCTGGATCCAGGACCGTGGCCGGGTCTTCGAGTGGGATGGCCAGGGCCGTCCGCTGTGGATGGCCGGTGCGCATGCCGATGTGACCGAGCTGCAGCAGGCCCGCCACGATGCGGCCGAGACCCGTCAACGCCTGCAGGCGGTGGTCGATGCGTCCGATGAGGTGGCGGTGATCGCCACCGATACCGATGGCACCATCACCCTGTTCAATACCGGCGCGCAGCGCCTGCTGGGCTACAGCGCGGCCGAGGTGGTCGGGCAGCGCAGGCTCGATGCCTTCCACGACCCACAGGAACTCAATGCCTGGCTGCGACCGCTGGCCGATGCCGATGGCCATCTGCCAGGCGTGTTCGAGGCGCTCAGTGCGCGTGCCGACGGCCAGACCTATTCGCGGCAGTGGACCTTGCTGCGCAAGGACCGCCAGCCACGCCAGGTACGCTTGTCGATCAGCCGCATGGACGGTGCCGATGGGGCGCGCATCGGCTATGTCGGCATGGCCATCGACATCACCGAGATCCTGCAGGCGCGCGCCGAGGCACGCCTGTCGGCGGAGAAGTTCGCCGGTGCATTCACGTCGGCTGCGCTGGGCATGGCGCTGGTGTCGCTGGAGGGGCGCTGGCTGGACGTCAACGACGCGCTGTGCCGGATCCTTGGTTATCCGCGCGAGGAACTGCTGCAGGTCGATTTCCAGCGTCTGACCCACGCCGATGACCTGCAGGCCGATCTGGCCCTGGTACAGGACCTGCTGGCGGGCCGGCGCAGCCACTACCATCTGGAAAAGCGCTACCTGGACCGCGATGGCCGCATCATCTGGGCGCGCCTGTCGGTCTCGCTGGTGCGCAACGAGCATGGCGAACCGCTGCATTTCGTCTCGCAGATCCAGGACATCACCGCCCAGCGCAGCAGTGAGCAGCGCCTGTTCGAGAGCGAACAGCGCAGCCGCATCACGCTGGATGCGGTGGCCGACCTGGTGCTCAGTGTCAGCCTGGACGGCCGCATCGACTACGCCAATGCTGCAGCGGTACGCACGCTGGCCGGTGATGGCGCGTTGTCGCTGGCCGGGCACAAAGTGCAGGACGTGCTGGCGCTGACCACCGAGTACGCGCCAGGTTCGGTGCTGGACGTGTCGGTGCTGCTCGACCCGGAAAGCAATGCAGTGGACCTGCATGCCGATCTGCTGCTGCGGCTGGGCACCGCCACGGTGCCGGTGGATCTGACCCGCGCCTGGTTGCGCGATGACGAAGGCCACGTGCGCGGCGCGGTATGGGTGCTGCGCGACGATACCCAGCAGCGCGCACGCCAACGCGAGGCGCGGCACCTGGCCGAGATCGATCCGCTGACCGAACTGAGCAACCGCCGTGGCTTCGAGGCGCATCTGCAGCAGGCGATCACCCGTGTGGAACGCACCGGCCAGGCTGCATCGCTGATGTTCATCGACCTGGACCGTTTCAAGCCCATCAACGATACCTGGGGCCATCTGGCCGGCGACGCCGTGCTGTGGGCGGTGGCCAGTGTGCTGCGTCACGGCGTGCGCGATTCGGATGTGGTGGCGCGGCTGGGCGGCGATGAGTTCGCGGTAATCCTGTCGGGCTGCACGCCACGCCGCGCCGCCCGCATCGGTGGCGAGCTGCTGAACACCCTGGCTGCGCTGTCGATTCCGTGGGACCAGGGCCGGCTGCGGGTCGGCGCCAGCATCGGCATCGCGCCGCTGGCCGGCGGCATGAGCGTGGACCAGGCGGTGGCCGCAGCCGATGCCCAGTGCTACCGGGCCAAGGCGATGGGCCGCAACAACGTGCAGGTGCAGGGCGAGCTGTCCGAACTACCGACCGACGACGGCGAGCCGGCCTGA
- a CDS encoding Tex family protein — protein sequence MHDAKNAQSALAQQIAQTIADEIGAQSAQVRAAVGLLDEGASVPFIARYRKEVTGGLDDTQLRNLEVRLTYLRELEDRRAAVLASIGEQGKLSDELRNDILAADTKSRLEDLYLPYKPKRRTRAQIAREAGLEPLADGLLADPTQDPQVFAATFVDTGKGVADAKAALEGARAILMERWGEDAALVGELRTWLGDTGVIRARVVEGKETEGAKYRDYFEHAEALAKIPSHRLLALFRARREEILFLELDPGSDAEAGHQYAEGRVARKAGIADQGRAADRWLLDACRLTWRAKLHTHLLLDLFNQAREKAEAEAIAVFGDNLKDLLLAAPAGPKTVLGLDPGIRTGCKIAVVDATGKLVATDTIYPHEPRRQWEQSLQTIKQLCAKHNVELIAIGNGTASRETDKLAGEAIKAAGNPKLQKVVVSEAGASVYSASEFAAKEFPGLDVSLRGAVSIARRLQDPLAELVKIEPKAIGVGQYQHDVDQYRLARALDARVEDCVNAVGVYVNTASAALLSRVSGLSPTVAENIVRHRDDNGPFKRRKDLLKVARLGEKTFEQCAGFLRIADGDQPLDASAVHPEAYPVVERIVASTARPIKALIGDGSFLRGLKAEQFTDDTFGVPTVRDILKELEKPGRDPRPEFKAARFAEGVEDIKDLREGMVLEGVVSNVAAFGAFVDIGVHQDGLIHISALSDTFVKDPRDVVKAGDIVKVKVLEVDVARKRIALTRRLDDTPGQATSRPGQREERGQGQGPRREAGGQNRGPNRGPGHGGRAGQAAPPANNALAEAFARAKRS from the coding sequence ATGCACGACGCCAAGAACGCCCAGAGCGCGCTCGCCCAGCAGATCGCCCAGACCATCGCCGACGAGATCGGTGCCCAGTCCGCCCAGGTACGTGCCGCCGTCGGCCTGCTCGACGAGGGCGCCAGCGTTCCGTTCATCGCGCGCTACCGCAAGGAAGTGACCGGCGGCCTGGATGACACCCAGCTGCGCAACCTGGAAGTGCGCCTGACCTACCTGCGCGAGCTGGAAGACCGCCGCGCCGCAGTGCTGGCCAGCATCGGCGAGCAGGGCAAGCTCAGCGACGAACTGCGCAACGACATCCTGGCCGCCGATACCAAGAGCCGCCTGGAAGACCTGTACCTGCCTTACAAGCCCAAGCGCCGCACCCGCGCCCAGATCGCCCGCGAGGCCGGCCTGGAGCCGCTGGCCGATGGCCTGCTGGCCGACCCGACGCAGGACCCGCAGGTCTTCGCCGCCACCTTTGTCGATACCGGCAAGGGCGTGGCCGACGCCAAGGCCGCGCTGGAAGGCGCGCGCGCGATCCTGATGGAGCGGTGGGGCGAAGACGCCGCGCTGGTCGGCGAACTGCGCACCTGGCTGGGCGACACCGGGGTCATCCGTGCCCGCGTCGTCGAGGGCAAGGAAACCGAAGGCGCCAAGTACCGCGACTATTTCGAGCACGCCGAAGCGCTGGCGAAGATTCCCTCGCATCGGCTGCTGGCACTGTTCCGTGCGCGCCGCGAGGAGATCCTGTTCCTGGAACTGGACCCGGGCAGCGATGCCGAAGCGGGCCACCAGTACGCCGAGGGGCGCGTGGCGCGCAAGGCTGGCATCGCCGACCAGGGGCGTGCCGCCGACCGCTGGCTGCTGGATGCCTGCCGTCTGACCTGGCGCGCCAAGCTGCACACCCATCTGCTGCTGGACCTGTTCAACCAGGCCCGCGAAAAGGCCGAAGCCGAAGCCATCGCGGTGTTCGGTGACAACCTGAAGGACCTGCTGCTGGCGGCACCCGCCGGCCCGAAGACCGTGCTGGGGCTCGACCCGGGCATCCGTACCGGCTGCAAGATCGCGGTGGTGGATGCCACCGGCAAGCTGGTGGCCACCGACACTATCTACCCGCACGAGCCGCGCCGACAGTGGGAGCAGTCGCTGCAGACGATCAAGCAGCTGTGTGCCAAGCACAACGTTGAGCTGATCGCGATCGGCAACGGTACCGCCAGCCGTGAAACCGACAAGCTGGCCGGTGAAGCGATCAAGGCCGCTGGCAACCCGAAGCTGCAGAAGGTGGTGGTCAGCGAGGCTGGCGCCTCTGTGTACTCGGCGTCCGAATTCGCGGCCAAGGAATTCCCGGGGCTGGACGTGTCGCTGCGAGGCGCGGTTTCGATCGCGCGCCGCCTGCAGGATCCGCTGGCCGAGCTGGTCAAGATCGAGCCCAAGGCGATCGGTGTGGGCCAGTACCAGCATGATGTTGACCAGTACCGCCTGGCGCGGGCGCTGGACGCACGGGTGGAGGACTGCGTGAACGCGGTGGGCGTCTACGTGAATACCGCGTCGGCCGCGCTGCTGTCGCGCGTGTCCGGCCTTTCGCCCACGGTGGCCGAGAACATCGTGCGCCACCGCGATGACAACGGCCCGTTCAAGCGCCGCAAGGACCTGCTGAAGGTCGCGCGCCTGGGCGAGAAGACCTTCGAGCAATGCGCCGGCTTCCTGCGCATCGCCGACGGTGACCAGCCGCTGGATGCCTCGGCCGTGCACCCGGAAGCCTACCCGGTGGTCGAGCGCATCGTCGCCAGCACCGCGCGCCCGATCAAGGCGCTGATCGGCGACGGCAGTTTCCTGCGCGGACTGAAGGCCGAACAGTTCACCGATGACACCTTCGGCGTGCCGACCGTGCGCGACATCCTGAAGGAGCTGGAGAAGCCGGGCCGCGACCCGCGTCCGGAGTTCAAGGCGGCGCGCTTCGCCGAGGGCGTAGAGGACATCAAGGACCTGCGCGAGGGCATGGTGCTGGAAGGCGTGGTGAGCAATGTGGCGGCGTTCGGCGCATTCGTCGATATCGGCGTGCACCAGGACGGCCTGATCCACATCTCGGCGCTGTCCGATACCTTCGTGAAGGACCCGCGTGACGTGGTCAAGGCCGGCGACATCGTCAAGGTGAAGGTGCTGGAGGTGGACGTGGCGCGCAAGCGCATTGCCCTGACCCGGCGCCTGGATGACACCCCGGGACAGGCCACCAGCCGCCCCGGCCAGCGGGAGGAGCGTGGCCAGGGCCAGGGGCCGCGCCGCGAGGCAGGTGGCCAGAACCGCGGACCGAACCGGGGCCCGGGCCATGGCGGCCGGGCCGGCCAGGCCGCGCCGCCGGCCAACAATGCCCTGGCCGAGGCCTTCGCCCGCGCCAAGCGCAGCTGA
- a CDS encoding PspC domain-containing protein, which yields MNTTPKTLSRSLNDRMIAGVMGGIAHRFGWNAALVRIVFVLVSIGSAAFPGILVYLILWLLMPNEAD from the coding sequence ATGAACACCACGCCCAAGACGCTGTCGCGTTCGCTGAACGACCGCATGATCGCCGGCGTGATGGGGGGCATCGCCCATCGCTTCGGCTGGAATGCCGCCCTGGTGCGAATCGTGTTCGTGCTGGTATCGATCGGTTCGGCCGCCTTCCCGGGCATTCTGGTCTACCTGATCCTGTGGCTGCTGATGCCGAACGAGGCCGATTGA
- a CDS encoding YfeK family protein, with product MFRRNLLIFAALLTAPLAHAAPGPQAQREIAQLIASLDGSQCRFQRNGSWYDGSDARAHLQRKYDYLLKKDMVDSAEQFIERAASQSSMSGKPYRIQCPGQPEQTAATWFGARLKALRQRTP from the coding sequence ATGTTCCGACGAAATCTGCTCATCTTTGCCGCGCTGCTGACCGCGCCGCTCGCCCACGCCGCCCCCGGTCCGCAGGCACAGCGCGAGATTGCCCAGTTGATTGCCAGCCTGGACGGTTCGCAGTGCCGGTTTCAGCGCAATGGCAGCTGGTACGACGGCAGCGACGCGCGCGCGCACCTGCAGCGCAAGTACGACTACCTGCTGAAGAAGGACATGGTGGACAGCGCCGAGCAGTTCATCGAGCGCGCTGCCAGCCAGAGCAGCATGAGCGGCAAGCCGTACCGTATCCAGTGCCCGGGGCAGCCTGAACAGACTGCTGCCACCTGGTTCGGCGCACGCCTGAAGGCGCTGCGCCAACGCACGCCGTAG